The SAR324 cluster bacterium genomic interval AATGGGAACCTATGGTTCGAGAAGCTTGGCTGTTGGTGGTAGTGCTATTGTCAAAGCGTTGGACAAAGTCAAGGAGAAGGGTGCCAAGGTCGCAGCTCATTTGCTGGAAGCCTCGGAGCAGGATCTGGAGTATATCGATGGGAAGTGGACAGTGAAGGGAACAGACAAGTCAATTGGTTTCGGTGAGGTTGCCTTGGCTTCTTATGTGCCTCACAATTTCCCAGAAGGCTTGGAGCCAGGAATCGAGTTCAACAGTTTTTACGATCCTGCCAACTTCACCTATCCATTTGGAACTTACATTGCCGTTGTGGAAGTGGACGCTGAAACCGGTACCACAGAGATCAAGCGCTTCGTTGCGGTTGATGATGTCGGTAACGTAGTTAACCCAATGATTGTGGACGGTCAGGTCCACGGTGGACTGGCTCAAGGGATCGGTCAGGCTCTGCTGGAAGGTGCAGTCTATGATGAAAGCGGCCAGTTGACCACGGGAACCTACCTGGATTATGCAATGCCACGAGCTGATGATCTTCCTTCTTTCGAGGTTGATCGGAACGTAACACCTTGCCCACACAACCCCCTAGGAGTGAAGGGCTGTGGAGAGGCTGGTGCGATTGGTTCGACTCCAGCGATTGTCAATGCGGTAGTAGATGCTTTGCGACCACTGGGTATCAAAGATCTGGAAATGCCGCTGACTCCACAAAAGGTATGGGCTGCGATTAACAACGCTAACGCCTAATAATTCAAATTCTTGGGAGGCTTCGGTCTCCCCCCTAAATTAGGAGGTCTATGGTTCCTGTAGCTTTTGAATACCATCGGGCGGGCAGCGTTGCTGAAGCTCTTTCTCTGATGGCCCAACACGGTGAAGATGCTAAGATCCTCGCAGGAGGACACAGCATGGTCCCCGCGATGAAACTACGCTTGAGTACACCCACTACAGTGATTGACCTAGGTGGTGTTTCTGATTTGAAACACATTACGGACAAGGGTGATCACATTGCTATCGGTGCGATGGCTACGCATTGGATGGTTGAATCTTCTGATGTCATTTCAGCAAAAGCACCTGCTCTGCGGGATGCTGCTGCTTCGATTGGAGATGTGCAGGTGCGCAATCGTGGAACAATTGGTGGTGCGATGGCTCACTCTGATCCAGCAGCTGATTACCCTGGTCCAATCTTGGCTCTGGACGCTAGTATGGTGATTCAGGGACCCAGTGGGCAGCGAGTAGTTTCAGCAACAGACTACTTTGTGGCTTTATGGGAAACAGCCGTCCAACCAGATGAACTACTGGTTGAGATTCGAGTACCCACCACGCCGATGAATGCGAATTCCTGTTATGAGAAATTTGCTCAGCCTGCTTCACGCTATCCTTACGTGGGCTGT includes:
- a CDS encoding xanthine dehydrogenase family protein subunit M, with the translated sequence MVPVAFEYHRAGSVAEALSLMAQHGEDAKILAGGHSMVPAMKLRLSTPTTVIDLGGVSDLKHITDKGDHIAIGAMATHWMVESSDVISAKAPALRDAAASIGDVQVRNRGTIGGAMAHSDPAADYPGPILALDASMVIQGPSGQRVVSATDYFVALWETAVQPDELLVEIRVPTTPMNANSCYEKFAQPASRYPYVGCAVALDKSGGTCSDVRVGFSGVGHVGFRDSNVEGALKGQALSAASIKAAADTATNGVDVLSDWSVSEDYRRAMSRVYARRALTKVGL